A part of Penaeus vannamei isolate JL-2024 chromosome 1, ASM4276789v1, whole genome shotgun sequence genomic DNA contains:
- the LOC113825918 gene encoding uncharacterized protein has protein sequence MSGWTGNTVLTSLALAACLGLISAAVPGPIDPRYPDYIVYPRVPCEKEGVFPHPRNCSWYYRCVDRFGIGYYWTSHFECEPGTVFSDDLDQCVFPFLTGPPCGTAGTPSGVPTSPSTLPPTTASPITLPPATATPSTLPPTTASPSTLPPTTATPSTLPPTTDSPSTLPPTTASPSTLPPTTASPSTLPPTTATPSTLPPTTATPSTLPPTTASPSTLPPTTASPSTLPPTTASPTTLPPTTASPSTLPPTTASPSTLPPTTATPSTLPPTTASPSTLPPTTATPSTLPPTTDRPSTLPPTTATPSTLPPTNATPSTLQSTTATPSTLPPTTATPSTLPPTTASPSTLPPTTATPSTLPPTTATPSTLPPTTATPSTLPPTTATPSTLPPTTATPSTLPPTTASPSTLPPTTATPSTLPPTTATPSTLPPTTATPFTLPPTTASPSTLPPTTASPSTLPPTTATPSTLPPTTASPSTLPPTTASPSTLPPPSTTIPFTTTPSPLPPVTNPPTITTPRPVTVIDNFSVKCSHDNQRPEKPWPTKRYCQAFALCSPTGQFLGELDLCDYYFTCRLQEDGSWKAELERCPGNELFDYEKDECVSRPADESLCG, from the exons ATGTCAGGGTGGACTGGTAATACTGTTTTGACATCGCTAGCGCTTGCAGCATGTCTTGGACTCATAAGCGCAGCTGTTCCTGGTCCAATAG aTCCGAGATACCCGGATTACATTGTGTACCCCCGCGTCCCGTGTGAGAAAGAAGGCGTGTTCCCCCATCCCAGGAATTGTTCTTGGTACTACAG GTGCGTCGACAGGTTCGGCATCGGGTATTACTGGACGAGCCACTTCGAGTGCGAACCGGGGACGGTGTTCTCCGATGACCTTGACCAGTGCGTGTTCCCCTTTCTGACCGGACCGCCCTGTGGCACGGCTGGAACCCCCTCAGGCGTACCCACCAGCCCGTCTACCCTTCCGCCTACAACCGCCAGCCCGATAACCCTTCCACCTGCAACAGccactccatccacccttccacctacaACCGCAAGCCCGTCTACCCTTCCACCTACAACCGCAACCCCGTCTACCCTTCCACCTACAACTGATAGCCCGTCTACCCTTCCACCTACAACCGCCAGCCCATCTACCCTTCCACCTACAACCGCAAGCCCATCTACCCTCCCACCTACAACCGCAACCCCGTCTACCCTTCCACCTACAACTGCAACCCCGTCTACCCTTCCACCTACAACCGCAAGCCCATCTACCCTTCCACCTACAACCGCAAGCCCATCTACCCTTCCACCTACAACCGCCAGCCCAACTACCCTTCCACCTACAACCGCAAGCCCATCTACCCTTCCACCTACAACCGCAAGCCCATCTACCCTTCCACCTACAACCGCAACCCCGTCTACCCTTCCACCTACAACCGCCAGCCCATCTACCCTTCCACCTACAACCGCAACCCCGTCTACCCTTCCACCTACAACCGATAGACCGTCTACCCTTCCACCTACAACCGCAACCCCGTCTACCCTTCCACCTACAAACGCAACCCCGTCTACCCTTCAATCTACAACCGCAACCCCGTCTACCCTTCCACCTACAACCGCAACCCCGTCTACCCTTCCACCTACAACCGCCAGCCCATCTACCCTTCCACCTACAACCGCAACCCCGTCTACCCTTCCACCTACAACCGCAACCCCGTCTACCCTTCCACCTACAACCGCAACCCCGTCTACCCTTCCACCTACAACCGCAACCCCGTCTACCCTTCCACCTACAACCGCAACCCCGTCTACCCTTCCACCTACAACCGCCAGCCCATCTACCCTTCCACCTACAACCGCAACCCCGTCTACCCTTCCACCTACAACCGCAACCCCGTCTACCCTTCCACCTACAACCGCAACCCCGTTTACCCTTCCACCTACAACCGCCAGCCCATCTACCCTTCCACCTACAACCGCAAGCCCATCTACCCTTCCACCTACAACCGCAACCCCGTCTACCCTTCCACCTACAACCGCAAGCCCGTCTACCCTTCCACCTACAACCGCCAGCCCGtctacccttccacctccctcaacCACAATCCCATTTACCACAACTCCCAGTCCACTCCCGCCAGTCACTAACCCACCCACCATAACCACACCTCGTCCGGTTACAGTCATCGACAATTTTTCCGTCAAGTGTTCCCATGACAACCAGAGACCCGAGAAGCCATGGCCGACGAAGCGCTACTGCCAAGCCTTCGCCCTCTGCTCCCCAACTGGGCAGTTCCTC GGTGAGCTGGATCTGTGTGACTATTATTTCACGTGTCGCCTGCAAGAGGACGGGTCGTGGAAAGCGGAGTTAGAGAGATGCCCCGGAAACGAACTCTTCGACTATGAAAAAGACGAATGTGTTTCCCGCCCTGCAG ATGAATCTCTGTGTGGATGA